In one Hemiscyllium ocellatum isolate sHemOce1 chromosome 27 unlocalized genomic scaffold, sHemOce1.pat.X.cur. SUPER_27_unloc_15, whole genome shotgun sequence genomic region, the following are encoded:
- the LOC132807351 gene encoding zinc finger protein 239-like — MEKPWKCGDCGKGFHYPSMLEIHHRVHTGERPFTCSVCGKGFTQSPHLLSHQRVHTGERPFACSECGKDFSESSSLLKHQRVHTGERPFTCSVCGKGFPHSSTLLKHRQVHTGERPFTCTVCGKGFTRSSHLLTHQRVHTGERPFSCSVCGKSFSHSSSLLRHQQVRTAERSFTCSVCGKSFSHSSSLLRHQQVHTAERPLPAPSVARASLTHPPCCGTSRCTPARAPSPAPSVARASPTRPASRSTSGSTRGNILPIDQKCT, encoded by the coding sequence atggagaaaccgtggaagtgtggggattgcgggaaaggattcCACTATCCCTCCATGCTGGAGATCCACCaccgtgtccacaccggggagcggcccttcacctgctccgtctgcggcaagggcttcacccagtcgccccacctgctgtcccaccagcgggtccacaccggggagcggccgttcgcttgctccgagtgcgggaaggactTCAGCGAATCGTCCAGCCTGCTcaagcaccagcgggtccacaccggggagcggcccttcacctgctcggtgtgcggcaagggcttccctcACTCGTCCACCCTGCTCAAGCACcggcaggtccacaccggggagcggcccttcacctgcaccgtctgcggcaagggcttcacccgctcatcgcacctgctgacccaccagcgggtccacaccggggagaggccgttcagctgctccgtcTGTGGCAAGAGCTTCTCTCACTCGTCcagcctgctgcggcaccagcaggtccGCACCGCGGAGCggtccttcacctgctccgtctgtggCAAGAGCTTCTCTCACTCGTCcagcctgctgcggcaccagcaggtccacaccgcgGAGCGTCCTTTACCTGCTCCGTCTGTGGCAAGAGCTTCTCTCACTCAtccaccctgctgcggcaccagcaggtGCACACCGGCGAGGGcgccttcacctgctccgtctgtggCAAGGGCTTCCCCCACTCGTCCGGCCTCCAgatccaccagcgggtccacacgggggaacatccttccgatagaccagaagtgcacataa